The DNA region TAATTTTTTTTGGTAGCGGGGACAGGATTCGAACCTGTGACCTTCGGGTTATGAGCCCGACGAGCTACCTGACTGCTCCACCCCGCATCAACTAAAAACATATTAATAACTTGTATTTTGGTTGGTGTCAACCCCCTTTTATTCAATCTTATTTAATCAGGCGGGTTATTTTTTCAATCAGCTGTTTTTCTTGTTTATTTTTTGAAGTTTCGCTTGTGTAGGGGATGAAAACCTGCTTGCTGCGGCTGGTCTGGCCCGAGACGATTTCAAGGCTTGATTTGGGCAGGGACAGCTCTTTGGCCAGGAATTTAAGGCACATCTGGTTGGCCTTATTGTCTGTCGGCGGGGCGGTGATGCGGATTTTCAGGGCATCGTTGTAAAGGCCGGCGATGGCATTTTTGGCGGATTTGGGCTGCACGTAAAGGTGTAAGAGGATGCCGTTTGGCTTTTTGGTAATGGGGAGCATAGTTTGTTAGTTTTCTGGATGGTAAAAATCCTAAATATCGGTCTGTTAGAGCTTAGCCGGTCGTTACGGTGGCCGACCCTACGACGGTTTGGCACCAAGCAATCCCCTTGTAGAAGGGCGGGCCACCGTGCCCGCCTTGATATAGGTCGGCACGGTGGCCGACCCTACCAAATCCCGGCATAATACCCTTAGCCTACAGGTCACTGTGCCTGACCCCAAAATTATATAGAATAAATTTATCCTAACCATTCAATCGGTTCTCTTATAAATTCTCTTCCAGTTCTGCCAAGGAGACCGTAGCTGTGCCGATCTTGCCCACCACGATGCCGGCAGCGGTATTGGCAAGGGATGCGCTCTCAGCCAGGGTCAGACCGGAGGCAATCCCCAATCCCATCATGGCGACCACCGTGTCGCCGGCGCCGGAGACATCAAACACCTGTTTGGCTTTGGCTTTGATCCAATAAGGAGCTTGGTTTTTTTGGATCAGCACCATACCCTCTTTGCCGCAGGTAATGAGCAGGGCTTCCGGCTGCGCCTGATCCATCAATCGTCTGCCCGCGCGCATCAGCGTCTCGTCATCCGTGATGTCGATGCCTGCGGCCAGACCGGCTTCCTTTTTATTGGGGGTCAGCAGGGTAACGCCCGTGTACTTGGTAAACACCATCCCTTTGGGATCTGCAATAACCGGTTTCTGATGATGTTGGGCTATGGCGGCGATCGACTCCATTAGATGATCGGTGATCAGGCCTTTGCCGTAATCTGAAACAATAACCGCATCCGCGGATGGGATTTTTTCTTCCAGCCGGCTGTATATGGGATTGAAGTAGTGCTGGTGAAGCGGCGAGTGGTCTTCCCGGTCAATGCGAAGCATTTGCTGGTTGGCGCCAATAATCCGGGTTTTTCGAACCGTCGGCCGGCCGCCGTCCTGAATGACGCCGGCGACATCAATGTTTAACCGTTTGAGGTGTTCGAGCAGCAGGTGCCCCCACTGATCGGAACCGGCAATGCCTATGATTGATACCTGCGCCCCGAGTTCAACCAGATTGTTCACCACATTGCCCGCTCCGCCCAGGGTATAGCTTTCCCTTTGGATATTGACAACCGGCACCGGTGCCTCGGGCGAGATTCTGTCCACTTCGCCCCACAGGTATTCATCCACCATCAGATCGCCAATAACCAAAACAGAGATGTTTGAAAAGTCGGGCAGGCGCATCAGGCGGCAGTGGCTTCCTTGATAAGGGTTTTCAGACCGTCATAGGTTTGGGTAAAGGGAATTTTCGGAAATTCCTCTGTGACATTTTCCGGCGGCCGGAATAAAAAAGCGGCGTCGGCCTCTTTCAACATGCTGATATCATTGTAGGAATCCCCAAAGGCCACAACGCTGAAATTGAGGCTTTTTAAGGCCAGGGTGGTTTTTCGTTTCCCGTCGTTCTGCCGGAGTTTATACCCGATGACCCGGCCGTCATCAGATACAGTGAGCGAATTGCAGAACAGGGTGGGCCAGTTGAGTTTTTTCATCAGGGGGCCGGCAAATTCCACAAATGTATCTGACACGATGATAATCTGATACCGCTCGCGGATCCACTCCAGAAACTCAAAAGCGCCCTCAAGGGGCTCCATCTCCCGGATGACGGCCTGGATGTCCGGAAGCTTCAGGTTATGCTCGGCCATCACGGAAAGGCGTTTTCCCATTAATACGTCGTAGTCGGAGATATCCCGGGTGGTCAGCTTCAATTCTTCAATACCGGTTTTTTGGGCCACATTGATCCATATTTCAGGGACAAACACCCCTTCAAGGTCTGAGCAGAGTATATGCATATCGTCTCACATTTCTGGCAAAAAGGTTCTTTTGTAACTTAACTCCCAATGTCATCAACTTAGATTTTTTTTACCCTCATCCCAACCCTCTCCCAGCGGGAGAAGGAGATAAATGGAAACTTTAAGTTAATGACATTGACTTAACTCTGATTTTCTTCGATCCGGATAAGCACCGGCTGATCAGTGATCACATCCAGGGCCGAAATTTTGGCCAAAGCAGCTTTAACCTGGGCTTCCCGGGCCGAATGGGTCAGCATAAATATCGGCACCCCGCCGTTTAGTTCCTGTTCGATCTGGTGAACCGACTTGATGCTGATTTCGTGCTCACCCAGGATGCCGGATATTTTTGATAATACCCCGGGCCGATCCATGGCGGAGAACCGGAAGTAATAGTGGGTGGATATCTCGTCGATGGGTCGCACCGCGATGTTTCTGATGTTCTCCATTTGAAAGGAGAGCATGGGCACCCGGATGCCGCCCCCGGTCTGAAGGGTGCGGGCAATATCCACGATATCGCTCAGTACCGCATTGGCGGTGGGCATCATGCCCGCGCCGTGGCCGTAGAGCATCATTTTGCCCACCGCATCGCCTGAAATGGTGACCGCATTGAGCGTGCCGTCCACTTTGGAGAGCGGATTGCTGTCCGGAATCATGGTGGGATGGACGCGCACCTCAACCGCTTCCTTGGCACTGTCGAACTTGGTGATGGCCAAAAGCTTGATTTTATATCCGCACTGGTCGGCAAATTCGATATCCAGGGGGGTAATTCCGGAAATGCCTTCCACATAGATATCTTCAAAGTTAAACGCCATCCCGTAGGTCATGGCCGAAATGATCGCCAGTTTATGGGCCGTGTCAATGCCGTCCACATCAAGGCCCGGGTCGGCCTCCGCATACCCGCGGGCCTGGGCTTCGGCCAGGGCATCGGCAAACGAGGAGCCCTCCGCGGTGATCTTTGAGAGGATATAATTGCTGGTGCCGTTTAAAATGCCGCCAATGGATTCGATTCGGTCGCCGACCAGGCTTTCCCGAAGGGTTTTGATAATCGGCATGCAACCGCCCACGCTCGGCTCAAAGGCAACATTTATCCCGGCTGCGGTGGCCCTGCGGCATATCTCCACGCCCTTTTCCGCCAGAAGGGCCTTGTTGGCCGTAACCACATGCTTGCCGCTGTCAATGGCCGCATAGATCAGCTCAAGCGCAATCTCCTTGCCGCCGATCATTTCCAGAACGATATCGACCTTTGGATCATTGATCACATCATAGGCATTGGTGGTGAGTACGCCTTCGCCAAATTTCACGCCCCTGTCGGTTTCAATGTCTAAATCCGCTGCGCGCTGGATATGCAGGATAGCGCCCAGCCGCTTGGTGATCAGGGCCTGGTTTTTTGTTAAGAGCCGGGCCGCGCCGGTGCCGACCGTGCCCAGCCCCAATATTCCGATGCCGAACGTTTGTGCCATATTAAAGGATCTTTTTGATGCCGCGGATGGCCTGGTTGATCCGCATGCTGTTTTCAATCAGGGAAAAGCGGACATAATCGTCCCCGTATTCGCCGAATCCGATGCCCGGCGACACGGCCACTTTGGCTTCCCGGATGAGTAGTTTTGAGAATTCAAGAGAGCCCATCTGTCGATACTGCTCCGGAATTTTTCCCCACACGAACATGGTGGCCTTGGGGGAGGGGATATCCCAGCCGATCCGTTCCAGCCCCCGGATGAGGGTATCCCGTCGCTCCCTGTAGGTGTCAACGATTTCCGAAACACAGTCCTGCGGGCCGTTTAAAGCAATAATGGCCGCAATCTGGATCGGCTGGAACATGCCGTAGTCCAGATAGCTCTTGATCCGGCGCAGCGCATGAACGGCCACGGGGTTGCCCACGCAGAATCCGACACGCCAGCCGGGCATATTGTAACTCTTGGACAGGGAAAAGAATTCCACGCCCACGTCCTTGGCCCCTTTGGCCTGCAGAAAGCTCGGGGGCTTATATCCGTCAAAGGCGAGATCCGCATACGCAAGGTCATGGATAACCAGGGTGTCGTGCTCTTTGGCATAATCGACAATTTTCTGAAAAAAATCAAGATCCACAGTTTCCGTCGTCGGGTTGTGCGGATAGCTGATAATCAATACCTTGGGTTTGGGCCAGGTCTGTTTGGTGGCATTGATGAGGTTCTCAAAGAAATCGCTCTCCGGCCCCACCGGGATGCCGCGCACATCAGCACCGGCAATAATCGCCGAATATGGATGAATCGGATAGGTGGGGTTCGGCGCAAAAACCACATCCCCGGGGCCCGTTGTTACCAGCATCAGGTGTGATATCCCCTCTTTGGCCCCGATGGTGGCGATGGTTTCGCTCTCCGGATCAACGTCCACGTCATATCGCCGCTTGTACCAGTCGGAAATGGCCATTCGGAGTTTTTTGATGCCCATTGACGCTGAATATCGATGGTTATGGGGCTTCTGTACCGCTTCGATCAGCTTGTCGACAATATGCTGCGGGGTGCCTTGATCGGGATTACCCATGCCCAGGTCAACAATATCCTCCCCGGCATGACGGGCTTCCATTTTGGTTTCGTTGACCGCTGCAAATACATAGGGCGGCAGCCGGTCCAGCCTTGCGAATTTTTTCATTTTTAACCTCTTGCGTGATCTCCGGATATGATAATAGGTTTGATTTGGAGTTAATTACACTAGTGACCGGGTGATGTCAAAAATTTTGTTTTGACATTTCCTGTGGTTCGGGCTATTAATCTCTATTTTTCCGGTAATTATAAACCAAGAAACGGCAAGGTCAAATGAGTAATTCGGATAAATCCTTAACATACGCGGACGCTGGTGTGGATATTGACAAAGCCAGCGATTTTGTGCGGGCCATCAAGAAAATCGCCGCAAAAACCCCCCGTACCGGTGTTATGGGTGAAATCGGCGGTTTCGGGGGGATGTATTCCCTTAACACCGGGGGCATGGAAAATCCCGTGCTGGTCAGTTCCACGGACGGGGTGGGGACCAAGCTAAAGATCGCCTTTATGATGGAAAAGCACGATACCGTTGGCATTGACCTGGTCGCCATGTGCGTCAATGACGTGGCAGTGCAGGGCGCCCGGCCGCTTTTTTTTCTGGATTATCTGTCTATGGGGGAATTGCGGTCAAAGGTGGCTGAGCAGATTATCGAGGGCATCGCCGAAGGCTGCCGCGAGGCCCAGTGTGCTCTGATTGCCGGGGAAACCGCCGAGATGCCGGGATTCTATAATAAGAACGAGTATGATCTGGCCGGGTTTTCCGTGGGGATTGTGGATAACGACAAAATTGTGGATGGTTCGGAAATCCGGGTCGGCCACAAGCTGGTGGGCATTTCCTCCTCAGGGCTTCACAGTAACGGCTATTCTCTGGTCCGAAAGATCTGTTTTGACATACTGAATCTAAATGTCACCGATTATATTGAAGAGCTGGGCAGGCCGCTTGGCGAGGCGCTGCTTGAGCCCACCAGGATTTATACCGATATTATCCGCCGACTGTGCAAAGATCTGCCGGTTCACGGGCTGGCCCATATCACCGGCGGCGGAATCGTGGAAAATGTGATAAGAATTGTTCCCGCCGCCTGCGGGGTTGAAATTTTTCACGGCTCCTGGGAGGTGCCGCCCATTTTCACCTACCTGCAGAAAGCCGGCAATGTCGCAGATGAGGAAATGTGGCGGACCTTTAACAACGGCATCGGTCTGATCGCCATTGTTCCGGAAGATGCGGCCCAGGATGTGGTGGAGCGGGTCGCCGGCATGAATGAAAAGGCATACATCATCGGCCGGATCGTCCGTCAGCCAAAGAATTCGGCAAGTCGTATTCAATGGGTAAAGCACAATGAAGAGTGCTAAGGGGCCCATTCTAAGAATTAAAACCGCCTGCAAAAAGTTCCTTGAATGGATCGCAAAGGGGCAGGCCGCATCCAATACTTGCCGGACGTGAGGCATATCCGCAGCGCGCCCGTCGGGTAAGCGGAAAAAACGGCGATAATCAGCATATCATATACAGCTCATGAGTTCAGCCGGAACGTAAGCAATCGAATGCTTTTGTCCGGCTTTTTTTATGGAAGCGGTTTATGCTGCCGCAGCGGGATTTTTGCAGAAAGTAACAGGCTTTATAAAACCTTTTCCTTATTTTTCCTTTGGAAAAGGGTCGGCTTGGGGGGATTTATAACGTGCCATGATGAAAAATCCCCATAAATCCCCCTTTCAAAAGGGGGACTTAAAGGAATCGGCCCTATTTAGTAGTTTTGCCAGGACGGTAAGTTGCCTAAGGGATTAAGATTAAGACGGTCACAATGAAAATACTGGGCATTGAAACCTCATGTGATGAAACCGCGGCAGCCGTGGTTGAAAACGGGGACCGGGTGCTATCCTCGGTGGTGGCTTCCCAGGTCTCGGTGCATAATCCCTATGGCGGGGTAGTGCCGGAGCTGGCCTCAAGAAAGCATATCGAAGCCATCGTGCCGGTGGTCCGGGAGGCCCTTGAAAGAGCCGGGGTCGATGAAGACCGCGTGGATGCCGTGGCCGTCACCCGGGGGCCGGGGCTGGTGGGTGCGCTACTTGTGGGGTTTAATTTTGCCAAAGCCTTTGCCTATGCCCGGGGCATCCCCTGGGTCGGGGTCAATCACCTGGAAGCCCATATTTATTCGGTGTTTTTGGGTGCGCAAGCGCCTGCGTTTCCCTATGTAGCGCTTCTGGCCTCCGGCGGACATACCAGCATCTATCACGTATCATCCCATCAACATATGCGCTGCCTGGGGCAGACATTGGATGATGCTGCAGGCGAGGCGTTTGATAAAGTGGCCAAAATGCTCGGGCTGGGCTATCCCGGCGGCAGGGTCATATCCGAGCTGGCCGACCGCGGGACACCCGGCAACATCCAATTCCCCCGGGCCTATATGGATAAGGATGCATCTGATTTCAGCTTCAGCGGCATTAAAACCGCGGTAAACCGCTTTATCCAGACGCATCCGGAAACCTGTCGCGAGCTAATTCCGGATATTGCCGCAGAATTTCAGGCAGCGGTCATCGAGGTGCTGGTCTACAAGCTCATGCATGCGGCTGAGCAAACCGGCTGTGTGAATATCGCGCTTGTCGGGGGCGTGGCGGCCAATAAAAAGCTTCGGGAAGCGCTGGAAGTAGCGGCGGATGCGGCCGGCCGCCGCCTGTTTATGCCGGAAATAGACTTGTGCGGGGATAATGCCGCCATGATCGCCGGACTTGGCTTTCATCTGGTTGGCAGCGAGAAAATTACGCCCGAGGCTTTGGCCCTGGATGTTTACTCAAGGGCGGCCAGAAGATAGCTGATATTTTCTGACCGCTTGATTATGCTCTTTTAAAGTTTCTGAAAAATAATGGGTGCGGTCCGGTTTGGCCACAAAATATAAA from Desulfobacterales bacterium includes:
- a CDS encoding DUF167 domain-containing protein — protein: MLPITKKPNGILLHLYVQPKSAKNAIAGLYNDALKIRITAPPTDNKANQMCLKFLAKELSLPKSSLEIVSGQTSRSKQVFIPYTSETSKNKQEKQLIEKITRLIK
- the rfaE1 gene encoding D-glycero-beta-D-manno-heptose-7-phosphate kinase, with translation MRLPDFSNISVLVIGDLMVDEYLWGEVDRISPEAPVPVVNIQRESYTLGGAGNVVNNLVELGAQVSIIGIAGSDQWGHLLLEHLKRLNIDVAGVIQDGGRPTVRKTRIIGANQQMLRIDREDHSPLHQHYFNPIYSRLEEKIPSADAVIVSDYGKGLITDHLMESIAAIAQHHQKPVIADPKGMVFTKYTGVTLLTPNKKEAGLAAGIDITDDETLMRAGRRLMDQAQPEALLITCGKEGMVLIQKNQAPYWIKAKAKQVFDVSGAGDTVVAMMGLGIASGLTLAESASLANTAAGIVVGKIGTATVSLAELEENL
- the thrH gene encoding bifunctional phosphoserine phosphatase/homoserine phosphotransferase ThrH; its protein translation is MHILCSDLEGVFVPEIWINVAQKTGIEELKLTTRDISDYDVLMGKRLSVMAEHNLKLPDIQAVIREMEPLEGAFEFLEWIRERYQIIIVSDTFVEFAGPLMKKLNWPTLFCNSLTVSDDGRVIGYKLRQNDGKRKTTLALKSLNFSVVAFGDSYNDISMLKEADAAFLFRPPENVTEEFPKIPFTQTYDGLKTLIKEATAA
- a CDS encoding homoserine dehydrogenase, with the translated sequence MAQTFGIGILGLGTVGTGAARLLTKNQALITKRLGAILHIQRAADLDIETDRGVKFGEGVLTTNAYDVINDPKVDIVLEMIGGKEIALELIYAAIDSGKHVVTANKALLAEKGVEICRRATAAGINVAFEPSVGGCMPIIKTLRESLVGDRIESIGGILNGTSNYILSKITAEGSSFADALAEAQARGYAEADPGLDVDGIDTAHKLAIISAMTYGMAFNFEDIYVEGISGITPLDIEFADQCGYKIKLLAITKFDSAKEAVEVRVHPTMIPDSNPLSKVDGTLNAVTISGDAVGKMMLYGHGAGMMPTANAVLSDIVDIARTLQTGGGIRVPMLSFQMENIRNIAVRPIDEISTHYYFRFSAMDRPGVLSKISGILGEHEISIKSVHQIEQELNGGVPIFMLTHSAREAQVKAALAKISALDVITDQPVLIRIEENQS
- the alaC gene encoding alanine transaminase, producing MKKFARLDRLPPYVFAAVNETKMEARHAGEDIVDLGMGNPDQGTPQHIVDKLIEAVQKPHNHRYSASMGIKKLRMAISDWYKRRYDVDVDPESETIATIGAKEGISHLMLVTTGPGDVVFAPNPTYPIHPYSAIIAGADVRGIPVGPESDFFENLINATKQTWPKPKVLIISYPHNPTTETVDLDFFQKIVDYAKEHDTLVIHDLAYADLAFDGYKPPSFLQAKGAKDVGVEFFSLSKSYNMPGWRVGFCVGNPVAVHALRRIKSYLDYGMFQPIQIAAIIALNGPQDCVSEIVDTYRERRDTLIRGLERIGWDIPSPKATMFVWGKIPEQYRQMGSLEFSKLLIREAKVAVSPGIGFGEYGDDYVRFSLIENSMRINQAIRGIKKIL
- the purM gene encoding phosphoribosylformylglycinamidine cyclo-ligase, translated to MSNSDKSLTYADAGVDIDKASDFVRAIKKIAAKTPRTGVMGEIGGFGGMYSLNTGGMENPVLVSSTDGVGTKLKIAFMMEKHDTVGIDLVAMCVNDVAVQGARPLFFLDYLSMGELRSKVAEQIIEGIAEGCREAQCALIAGETAEMPGFYNKNEYDLAGFSVGIVDNDKIVDGSEIRVGHKLVGISSSGLHSNGYSLVRKICFDILNLNVTDYIEELGRPLGEALLEPTRIYTDIIRRLCKDLPVHGLAHITGGGIVENVIRIVPAACGVEIFHGSWEVPPIFTYLQKAGNVADEEMWRTFNNGIGLIAIVPEDAAQDVVERVAGMNEKAYIIGRIVRQPKNSASRIQWVKHNEEC
- the tsaD gene encoding tRNA (adenosine(37)-N6)-threonylcarbamoyltransferase complex transferase subunit TsaD, yielding MKILGIETSCDETAAAVVENGDRVLSSVVASQVSVHNPYGGVVPELASRKHIEAIVPVVREALERAGVDEDRVDAVAVTRGPGLVGALLVGFNFAKAFAYARGIPWVGVNHLEAHIYSVFLGAQAPAFPYVALLASGGHTSIYHVSSHQHMRCLGQTLDDAAGEAFDKVAKMLGLGYPGGRVISELADRGTPGNIQFPRAYMDKDASDFSFSGIKTAVNRFIQTHPETCRELIPDIAAEFQAAVIEVLVYKLMHAAEQTGCVNIALVGGVAANKKLREALEVAADAAGRRLFMPEIDLCGDNAAMIAGLGFHLVGSEKITPEALALDVYSRAARR